One genomic window of Fusarium fujikuroi IMI 58289 draft genome, chromosome FFUJ_chr01 includes the following:
- a CDS encoding related to benzoate-para-hydroxylase (cytochrome P450): MILFSVSPVSIWVFVIYAVTIIIAIYRLFFHPYAKYPGPFLAKLTSWYSIYHTYYGDLHIDIWECHNKYELGNYVRYGPNRILVNTSEGLNAIYSQGKNTQKAKAYRKVSLVPGVHPTFSMIDNQGHAKLRRLVGQGLSNAHIRMYDQELRQSALLFASRLGEEIDRFEPNQPHGNHDGWTSPKNVASWSNYFTFDVMSHLVYGTSYDLLTDSENHWVIEGVLGQMRRISFLTMLPELEDMRFDRILFPDARRKAYRFSAKSREILEARKSKSEEMRHQDAKVDVFLRLLSAKDPETGESLSDKQLWAESNLLIIAGSDTSSTGLAASFFYLSRNPSAYDRVKQEVRSALTTSEDISQGPKLLSCTYLRACVLESLRLSPPLGGAMWRQTMPGGLFIAGSDHDFHIPGGCEVGTGVYAIHHNEEYYPEPFRFRPERWLPQEVGDEAVAKAQSAFQAFSLGPRSCPGKNLAMLEIPFALAAVMMDYDFRKVDSPLGGVGEGKGKFVGQYQTFWAFTSIKDGPYIQFKRREP; the protein is encoded by the exons ATGATTCTGTTTTCTGTTAGCCCAGTTTCAATATGGGTATTCGTCATTTATGCGGTGACT ATCATCATTGCAATCTATCGGCTATTCTTCCATCCATACGCCAAGTATCCCGGCCCCTTCCTTGCCAAGCTGACAAGCTGGTACTCAATCTATCACACCTATTATGGGGACCTGCATATTGATATATGGGAGTGCCATAATAAATATG AATTAGGAAATTACGTTCGATATGGACCCAACAGAATTCTGGTAAACACTTCCGAGGGTCTCAACG CAATATACAGTCAAGGCAAAAACACGCAAAAGGCAAAAGCATACCGGAAAGTGTCGCTGGTGCCGGGCGTCCATCCCACCTTCAGCATGATTGACAACCAGGGCCACGCAAAGCTACGGCGACTCGTTGGCCAGGGACTCTCGAATGCTCACATTCGGATGTACGACCAAGAGCTTAGACAGAGTGCTCTGTTGTTTGCGTCACGGCTTGGCGAAGAAATCGACCGCTTCGAGCCCAACCAGCCTCACGGTAACCACGACGGATGGACTTCCCCAAAGAATGTCGCTTCTTGGAGTAACTACTTTACGTTCGACGTCATGTCTCATCTGGTGTATGGCACCTCGTATGACTTACTCACAGACTCGGAGAATCACTGGGTCATCGAAGGTGTACTTGGCCAAATGCGTCGCATTAGCTTTCTCACGATGCTCCCAGAGCTGGAGGACATGAGATTCGACCGAATTTTGTTCCCAGACGCGCGTCGCAAGGCTTACAGATTCTCTGCGAAGAGCAGGGAGATTTTGGAGGCACGGAAGAGTAAGAGTGAAGAGATGAGACATCAGGATGCCAAGGTCGACGTCTTTTTGAGACTCCTTTCAGCAAAAGATCCCGAGACCGGTGAAAGTCTCTCAGATAAGCAACTATGGGCTGAGAGCAACTTGTTGATTATTGCAG GATCTGACACATCGTCTACCGGCCTCGCAGCCAGTTTCTTCTACTTGTCACGCAACCCATCAGCCTATGACCGAGTCAAGCAAGAGGTCAGGTCTGCGCTCACTACCTCGGAAGATATCTCCCAGGGCCCAAAGCTCCTTTCTTGCACATATCTGCGTGCCTGTGTCCTAGAATCACTACGTCTCAGTCCACCTCTTGGTGGTGCCATGTGGCGCCAGACAATGCCTGGAGGCCTTTTCATTGCTGGATCGGACCATGACTTCCATATACCTGGTGGCTGTGAGGTCGGTACAGGAGTATATGCTATACACCACAACGAGGAGTACTATCCAGAGCCATTCAGGTTTCGTCCCGAGCGCTGGCTGCCGCAGGAGGTTGGGGATGAGGCTGTGGCTAAGGCCCAAAGCGCATTTCAGGCTTTTTCCCTCGGGCCACGCAGTTGTCCAGGCAAAAACCTGGCAATGTTGGAAATCCCATTTGCTCTTGCTGCGGTGATGATGGATTATGACTTCCGAAAGGTCGATTCGCCGCTTGGAGGTGTCGGTGAGGGAAAAGGCAAGTTTGTTGGTCAGTATCAAACATTCTGGGCCTTTACCAGCATCAAAGATGGGCCATATATTCAATTCAAGCGACGTGAGCCTTAA
- a CDS encoding related to isoamyl alcohol oxidase — protein MKPHTVSLVLSNLASLAAATCKCTPGHACWPSLEEWSRFNSSIGGQLIQSSPVAEACYSGPKDNAACQNIEKSWTDDVFQVSQPIGYAWPLNLSCPLPTPGLDTKCSIGNSPVYVVNVTCEEDITRGIKFAQEKNLRLVVKSTGHDSQQRSTGYGSLSIWLHNFRKGFRFQGHNPVLATCPKSGWKGSTLTINGGYSWRDIYPAAQKQGLIVIGGLDRGPCSTGGWTQGGGHSPGTHYFGIGADQVLSARVVLASGKIVVASPCENEDLFFAIRGGGGGTFGVVTEITVKTYPTKALSTINLIVGSKGDETVPKFLDAVATIYSLLPGLSKKGFAGYGNWVVRALSPITAKNYTNLYGQSWTLLGATQQEAENLFQPFKEEIVKHQSENGLEVTVSSGTFRDYFSYYYSMGNGTDSAVGGVSALASRLLDTEALQGNRKDLRKFLDSITQGSAVYHTLIHHGLEAAADVKADPTSAVLPGWYKSILLDEFEIPMNTTDVDAYAGSFEYLRNELVPLYESLSPDTGTYMNEADWGNMNWKKDFFGSHWDRLLKVKTRYDPEGFFYCPKCVGSDDWVENKGGSLCRA, from the exons ATGAAGCCTCATACCGTTTCGCTTGTACTCTCAAACCTGGCATCACTGGCAGCAGCGACATGCAAATGT ACGCCAGGTCACGCCTGCTGGCCCTCATTGGAGGAGTGGTCACGCTTCAACAGCTCCATTGGTGGCCAACTTATCCAATCCTCGCCTGTCGCTGAGGCCTGCTACAGCGGTCCCAAAGATAATGCCGCTTGCCAGAATATCGAGAAGAGTTGGACCGACGACGTATTCCAGGTCTCTCAACCCATTGGGTATGCTTGGCCGCTGAATCTTTCGTGCCCTCTACCTACACCTGGACTGGATACAAAGTGTTCAATTGGCAATTCTCCTGTTTACGTAGTCAACGTTACTTGTGAGGAGGACATTACTCGTGGCATCAAATTTGCTCAGGAAAAGAACTTGAGGCTCGTCGTCAAGTCAACTGGACACGACTCTCAGCAACG TTCAACTGGTTATGGAAGCCTTTCCATCTGGCTTCATAACTTCCGCAAGGGATTCCGCTTTCAAGGGCACAACCCTGTGCTGGCGACATGTCCAAAATCGGGATGGAAGGGCAGCACTCTTACTATTAATGGTGGCTACTCGTGGAGAGACATCTATCCCGCGGCGCAGAAACAAGGACTTATAGTTATTGGTGGCCTTGACAGA GGTCCGTGTAGTACAGGTGGTTGGACTCAAGGCGGTGGCCACAGCCCAGGTACTCACTATTTCGGAATAGGAGCGGACCAGGTACTATCTGCACGTGTGGTTCTGGCTTCAGGGAAAATTGTCGTGGCTAGCCCCTGCGAGAACGAGGACTTGTTCTTTGCTATTCGtggtggcggcggcggaACGTTTGGCGTCGTGACTGAGATCACTGTCAAAACATACCCTACCAAGGCGCTCAGCACTATTAACTTGATCGTTGGGTCGAAAGGAGATGAAACCGTTCCCAAGTTCCTCGATGCTGTAGCCACTATATACTCTCTACTGCCTGGGCTCTCCAAGAAGGGTTTCGCAGGCTACGGAAATTGGGTTGTCCGCGCGCTAAGCCCGATTACGGCTAAGAACTACACGAATCTGTATGGGCAGTCTTGGACGCTCTTGGGAGCTACTCAGCAGGAAGCAGAGAACCTCTTCCAGCCCTtcaaagaagaaattgtGAAGCACCAGTCTGAGAACGGTCTGGAAGTCACTGTCTCTTCCGGCACTTTCCGAGATTACTTCTCCTACTACTACTCTATGGGTAACGGAACGGATAGCGCAGTTGGGGGCGTGTCTGCTCTTGCTTCTCGACTTCTCGACACAGAAGCTCTACAGGGAAACCGTAAGGACTTGCGAAAGTTTCTGGACTCAATCACACAAGGGTCTGCAGTGTATCACACGCTTATCCATCATGGACTcgaggcagcagcagacgTCAAAGCAGACCCAACATCTGCCGTTCTTCCAGGATGGTATAAGTCTATTCTGTTGGATGAATTCGAGATCCCGATGAACACCACCGATGTTGACGCCTACGCCGGGTCTTTCGAGTATCTGAGGAACGAGCTTGTGCCGCTATACGAAAGTCTTTCACCTGACACCGGCACCTACATGAATGAGGCGGACTGGGGTAATATGAACTGGAAGAAAGACTTTTTCGGGTCCCACTGGGACAGATTGCTCAAGGTGAAGACCAGGTATGACCCGGAGGGATTTTTCTATTGCCCGAAATGCGTAGGTAGCGATGATTGGGTTGAGAACAAGGGAGGATCTCTCTGCCGAGCTTAA
- a CDS encoding probable DHA14-like major facilitator; ABC transporter, translating to MGDISAATKAPAPPTPATPETNTTSSSSDTDVQHEPQIPSAASRNLVIFALGLAILVGVLDATIVATLVPTIADDFHSVDSSAWYGSAYLLVTGATQPIFGKIYSTFQSKLVFLSSVAILEVGSLVCALAKNSPTFIGGRAIAGLGAAGVISGGLIITALTTPLKQRPVYTAILGSLEGVGVIIGPIIGGQIASSIGWRWCFWINLPIGAVLCAILVFCLHPPKQTPEREQEQAGKTWTQKLAQLDLEGGLAIAGSITCLLLALEWGGTSYPWSDGRIIVLLVVFGVSLICVAVHQHWKGEAATFPTRLLKNRTFSMFLLCGLCFAGAQFTVLYYLPMWFQAVQGVSAAESGTRLLAMVVSVIVVSVIAGGSAGAVGYLPPFVFFATIFSSIGAGMLYTLHPSISKSKWIGYQILFGAGSGTGIQQAIVGVQVAVDHDDMAYATSAVMLVNTLAGSIFIAVSQTLFLGEMKRVTELIPNLDRHTLLSNFRSIRDKLDHQELDIAVNAYNRGITKAFLIGLVLCSITVLTWPLIRWIPLKKTEDPVKSERRNDPETLNAGNVA from the exons ATGGGGGATATCAGCGCCGCCACgaaagcaccagcaccaccaacaccagctaCCCCAGAAACCAATACGACTAGTTCCAGTTCTGATACAGATGTCCAACACGAGCCCCAAATTCCTTCGGCCGCGAGCAGAAATCTAGTCATATTCGCTTTGGGTTTAGCCATTCTTGTTGGCGTTCTT GATGCCACTATCGTCGCAACTCTAGTCCCAACTATCGCCGACGACTTCCACTCGGTAGACTCTTCCGCCTGGTATGGCTCGGCATA TCTCCTTGTCACGGGTGCCACTCAGCCCATCTTTGGCAAGATCTACTCGACATTCCAATCCAAGCTggtcttcctctcctcgGTAGCAATTCTCGAAGTCGGCTCTCTTGTCTGCGCACTGGCAAAGAACTCTCCTACGTTTATCGGTGGCCGAGCAATCGCAGGCCttggtgctgctggtgttaTTTCGGGTGGTCTCAT CATCACGGCTCTAACTACACCTCTGAAGCAGCGACCGGTCTATACGGCCATCCTGGGTTCGCTTGAAGGCGTTGGAGTCATCATTGGTCCTATCATCGGAGGACAAATCGCGAGCAGTATTGGCTGGAGATGGTGTTTCTGGATAAATCTTCCCATCGGCGCTGTCCTCTGtgccatccttgtcttctgtcttcatcctcctaAGCAAACGCCAGAGcgggagcaggagcaggctGGCAAGACGTGGACGCAGAAGCTTGCCCAGTTAGACCTTGAGGGCGGCCTGGCTATCGCTGGTAGCATAACATGTCTGTTGCTTGCACTTGAATGGGGGGGTACTTCATACCCGTGGAGCGATGGTCGCATCattgttcttctcgtcgtGTTTGGTGTCTCTCTCATTTGTGTTGCCGTTCACCAACACTGGAAGGGAGAGGCGGCAACGTTTCCTACGAGGCTCCTCAAGAACAGGACTTTCTCCATGTTTCTTCTCTGTGGTCTCTGTTTTGCCGGCGCCCAATTCACCGTTCTGTACTAC CTGCCAATGTGGTTCCAGGCTGTTCAAGGAGTGTCGGCCGCTGAATCTGGAACTCGACTCCTCGCCATGGTCGTGTCTGTAATCGTCGTTTCTGTTATAGCAGGAGGAAGTGCTGGGGCCGTGGGCTACCTCCCGCCATTTGTCTTCTTTGCGACCATCTTCTCGTCGATTGGTGCTGGTATGCTGTATACACTTCATCCTAGcatctccaagtccaaaTGGATCGGGTACCAGATTCTCTTTGGTGCAGGGTCTGGAACAGGCATTCAACAAGCCATTGTCGGCGTTCAAGTTGCAGTTGATCATGATGACATGGCATATGCAACTTCAGCCGTTATGTTGGTCAACACTCTGGCAGGTTCCATCTTCATAGCCGTGTCTCAGACCTTGTTTCTTGGTGAGATGAAAAGAGTCACCGAGTTGATTCCAAATCTCGATCGGCACACTCTCCTTAGCAACTTTCGGTCGATTAGAGACAAGCTTGATCATCAAGAACTTGATATCGCGGTCAATGCATACAATAGAGGCATCACCAAAGCATTTTTGATTGGGCTCGTTCTCTGCTCAATCACGGTACTAACTTGGCCGTTGATTCGCTGGATCCCGCTCAAAAAAACAGAAGATCCTGTCAAGAGTGAGCGAAGGAATGACCCGGAGACCTTGAATGCGGGCAATGTGGCTTAG
- a CDS encoding related to cytochrom P450, producing the protein MSYQSILLRQVNSLCDNLEEVARDENGGLIDMAMQSDYFTFDVMSEVIFGMAYNALKDTSYRFVTGALGSSNIRIGTLVQSPLPAMCRIDKYLFPESIQGRNKFLGFIGSLLRDRSKASFAGNGNVFSFLETAKDPDGGNQLSKSEIRAECATLVAAGTDTSSSTLAATLFYLSRNSKCYSRVSEEVRNAFSSHQDIKIGPELNSCVYLRACIEETLRMSPPVGAALWREIGPGGMNIGPLTLPAGVDVGTGIYSLHHNAAYHPEPFKYLPERWLVGEGSSTSESVELARSAFAPFSRGPRSCVGKGFAYHELTLTIAHILHRFDFSATEEDFALRHGSEGPGGINEFLLHDHVTGARSGPLLQFSMRR; encoded by the exons ATGTCGTATCAGAGTATCTTACTGCGACAAGTCAACTCATTGTGTGATAATCTAGAAGAAGTTGCAAGAGACGAAAATGGAGGCCTGATAGACATGGCGATGCAGA GCGACTACTTCACTTTCGATGTTATGTCAGAGGTTATCTTTGGCATGGCATATAACGCTTTAAAAGACACTAGCTACCGTTTCGTTACTGGCGCTCTGGGATCCTCCAATATTCGTATCGGGACCCTAGTTCAATCTCCTTTGCCTGCCATGTGCAGAATCGATAAATACCTCTTCCCCGAGTCTATCCAAGGCCGGAATAAATTTCTTGGCTTCATTGGATCGTTGTTGCGCGATAGGTCCAAGGCCTCGTTTGCGGGCAACGGAAATGTCTTTTCCTTCTTAGAAACGGCGAAAGATCCTGATGGCGGCAATCAATTGAGCAAGTCTGAAATCAGAGCTGAGTGTGCCACTTTAGTCGCTGCAG GGACCGATACCTCATCCTCGACTCTTGCTGCAACTTTGTTCTATCTCAGTCGTAATAGCAAATGCTATAGTCGCGTGTCTGAGGAAGTTCGAAATGCATTCTCAAGCCACCAAGATATCAAAATTGGACCTGAGCTGAACTCTTGCGTTTACCTACGAGCTTGCATTGAAGAAACACTGCGAATGTCTCCTCCTGTTGGGGCAGCTCTATGGCGGGAGATCGGACCAGGCGGGATGAATATTGGTCCTCTCACTTTGCCTGCCGGTGTTGACGTCGGGACAGGAATATACAGCCTGCATCACAATGCAGCCTATCATCCAGAGCCTTTCAAGTACCTACCGGAGCGATGGCTTGTTGGTGAAGGCTCCAGCACCAGCGAATCAGTAGAGTTGGCCAGGAGTGCATTTGCGCCCTTCTCTCGGGGCCCCCGGAGCTGCGTTGGCAAGGGCTTTGCATATCATGAACTGACCTTGACTATTGCTCATATTCTTCACCGATTTGACTTTTCTGCTACAGAAGAGGACTTTGCATTGAGGCATGGTTCTGAAGGACCTGGTGGCATTAATGAGTTTTTACTGCACGATCATGTAACAGGTGCCAGAAGTGGCCCCTTACTTCAATTCTCTATGCGCAGATAG